The window CGGCACTCCGAACAGGGTGAAGAGGAAAGCGGACACCCATGCGCCGGGCCAGCCCATGATGTTCTGAACATGATCGTCGGCGACCGTCATCATCGATGGATCGCTCAGGCGGAAGCTGAGCAGCGCGAGCGCCAGGAACAGCGTGACCAGCATCAGCGCGATCGCGCTGATCAGCGCGCCGCTGCGGATCAGGCTGCGTTTCAGCATTTCGCGCCATTCCGGCGTGCGCTTCGCTCCGCGGCTGACAGCCATGGTCTTGAATGTCCCCCAAATGTTCCGTTTCGGCACAATGCGCCGAGCGGGGAGTCCGCGTCAAGAGTCCGGGCTTTCGGCTCGTCCTGGTCGAATGCGTGAATGAATTGGCGAAATGAAACGGTTTTGGCCGTCGGTGAAGCGCTATGCGATTCCTTCATGCATTTCGATCGGGCGCCTGATGCGCGCGGCGATCAGGCAACCCGCGACGATCAGCACGGCCCCCGCGATGGTGGAGAAGGTGACCCGTTCGCCAAAGGCCAGCCAGCCGATGATCGCCGCCCAGATGAAGGCGGTATATTCCACCGGGATCAGATATTGCGCCTCTGCCCGCGCATAGGCCCAGGCGAAAGCGGCGAGCGAGGTGAAGGCGAGCGCGGCGGCCGTGGCGATCAGCAGCCAGGCGTGCGCTTGGGGCATGTCGAGCCGCAACAGCGCGACGCCCGGGAGCAACCGGGCGACGAGGAAGCACAGGCCAAACAGACCGAACATCACAAGATGCTGGAAGAAGGCGACTTCGACCGGGGAGGCGAGTTGCGCCTGTTGCCGCTGGATGATGAGGTTCCAGGCAAAAAGGACGGCCGACAGCAGCACGGCGCCCGCGCCCAGCAGGGCGTCCCAGTCATAGCTGCCCTGCATCCGGCCCGAGAGGATCACTCCGACGCCCGCAAGCCCGAGCAGCGATGCCGCGACAGCGGCGCGCTCGATCCGTTCCCCCAATAGGAGCGCCGCGAGATACAGGGCGATCAGCGGAGCGATGAAGGACAAGGCGATGGCTTCGGCCAGGGGCATGCGCATGAGCGCCCAGAAGAAGAGGCTGGCCATCAAGGCGACAACGCTGCCGCGCAGCAGATGCAGCCGCAGCACCGCCCGTTCCGGCCAGCGACGGCGGGTGATGAGCATGAGGGCAAGGCCGAGCAGACTGCCGGTCAGCGCGCGCCAGAACAGCGCGTTGAAAAGGCCGATCGACAGGCTGAGCCCCTTCATCATCGCGTCCATGACGGCGAAAAGCGCGACCGCAGCCCAGCAGACGGCGAAAGGGACGGCGAGAGAGCGGGACTGGGTCATGTTCATGACATCGCTGTGGCGGTGGAAGGGGCGCGATGTTTCGCGGGTGGGGACGAAGAAGAAAAGGCTCTTTCGACTGCTGCTTTCCACTGGCGTTCGGAAGGGGCTTCGACAGGCTCGGCCCGACCGGGAGTGATAGTGAGCAAGCTAATTGTTACAAGAGCGATTGGTCGGTCCGCCACAAGCGATCGCGGGCCGGAAAACCCCCTGCCCTATTCCGCCGCCTCTGCGTTGCCCGCGTCGGTGGTTTCCGCTTCCAGCTTCGCCGCCTCGATCTCCGCCGCCTTGGCTTCGACCAGATTGACGATATGGTCGATCATGCCTTCGTCCTGGATCGTGTGATCGGTCAGGCCGGAAAGATAGACCATATGCTTGCCCGCGCCGCCGCCGGTCAGGCCAATGTCGGTTTCGCGCGCTTCGCCGGGACCATTGACCACGCAGCCCAGGACCGAGAGCGACAGCGGCGTGTGGATATGCTGGAGACGTTCCTCCAGCGCCTGAACAGTGCGGATCACGTCGAAACCCTGCCGCGCGCAGCTGGGGCAGGAAATCACCTTGACCCCGCGCGTGCGGATGCCGAGGGACTTCAGAATCTCATAGCCGACGCGCACTTCTTCTTCCGGTTCGGCGGACAGGGAAACGCGGATCGTGTCGCCGACCCCGGCCCAGAGCAGGTTGCCGATGCCGATCGCGCTTTTCACCGTGCCGCCGATCAGCCCGCCCGCTTCGGTAATGCCCAGATGCAGGGGGCAATCGACCGCTTCGGCAAGCTGCATATAGGCGGCGACGGCAAGGAATACGTCGCTTGCCTTAACCGCGACCTTATATTCGTGGAAATCCTGGTCCTGGAGCAGCTTGATATGGTCGAGCGCGCTTTCGACCAGCGCCTCGGGACAAGGTTCGCCATATTTTTCGAGCAGATCCTTTTCAAGGGAGCCGGCATTGACGCCGATGCGGATCGCGCAGCCATTGGCCTTGGCAGCGTCGACCACTTCCTTCACCCGCGCTTCGCTGCCGATATTGCCGGGATTGATGCGCAGGCAGGCCGCGCCCGCATCGGCTGCTTCCAGAGCGCGCTTATAATGGAAATGAATGTCGGCGACGATCGGCACGCGGGCGGCGCGGACGATCTGCTTCAGCGCCGCGGTCGATTCCTCATCGGGGCAGGACACGCGGATGATGTCCACGCCCACTTCCTCGCACCGGCGGATCTGATCCACGGTCGCCTTGACGTCATGGGTCGGCGTGTTGGTCATGGTCTGGACCGTGACGGGCGCACCGCCGCCCACGGGCACGTTGCCGACCATGATCTGGCGGCATTGGCGGCGAGCGATGTCGCGCCAGGGGCGAAGGCCGGGATTATGGTCGGACATGAACGAGGGGCTCCATGATGATGAAGCCCCTATAGTGATTCCCGGCCCCAGTTGAAACCGCGCTGTTAAAAGCGCGCCGTGACCGACGCGGCGATCTGATCCACATTTCCGCTGACGCGCGACAGAGTGGTCGCGGTCACACTGGCCGACCCTGAATAAAATCGGTCGGGCCGGATCACCGTCGCCTGTTCGATGAAATTATGCGCATAGCTGAAATTGACCGTCAGCGCGGGCGACATATTCCAGCTGGTCCCGGCGGACAGCCAGACACGGTCGCCATCGGGCACGCGGGTCGATTGATATTGGGGATTGGTGGGCGTGCGGTCGAACATCGTGCCCGCGCGCAACGTCAAAGCGGGGCTGACATCATATTCGCCGCCTGCGCTGACGCTGAAACTGTCGCGATATTCCGATTCCTTGACCGATGTGCCGGTGCCGGACGTTATCGAGATATCGCGGAAAACCGACCAATTATACCAGCGCGCGGTTACCATCGCACGGGCGCGCGGCGTCAACCGGTGCATCATGCTGAACGTGACGATGTCGGGCAAGCGAAGCGCGGAGGATGCGGGCGTCGTTCCGTTGACGGCGGCAAGCGGGCCGAGCAGGCCCGACAGGGTCGAGCTGCCCTCGATATGGTGATCCATTCCAGACCGGTAGTGGACGCCGAAATTGGTGACGCCATTGGTGTAGAAAAGCCCCGCGTTCCAGCCCAGCGACAGGTCGTCGCCCTTGACGCGGGACATGCCGTCGGAATCAAGCGGTGACAGGTTGGGCAGGGCGTTGGTCAGCAGCACCTTGGCATATTGCACATCCACGCCGCCGCCGATCGAGAAGCTGTCGCTGATCCGGTAGGCGAAGGAAGGCTGGACATTATAGGTTTTAAGGTCGGTATGAAGGGAATCGTAACGGCCGAAGAAATCCGGATCATAATCCAGCTTCAGCCCGAAGGGCGCGGTTACGCTCAAGCCCAGCCAGAGCCGGTCGGTGACCTGTCCCGTCGCATGAAAGCTGGGTACGGGGATCAGGCTGGCGAAGGGATTGCCGCCTGAACCCCCGGATACCGGCACGGAACCGGGAAGACCGGGGACGGTGCGGTTCGTGCCGCGATTGTCCTGCGCCGTTGATGCGAACAGCATGACGCTTCCCGCCGACATCTGGATGCCGGGCAACTGGGTCATAGCGGCGGGGTTGAAATAAACGGTGGATGGATCGTCAGCCGCCGCCGCACCGCCGGCAAGCGCGCGGCCGGTTT of the Sphingobium herbicidovorans genome contains:
- a CDS encoding OmpP1/FadL family transporter produces the protein MVFRRSAAACFLTAAAMAAPAPAIAGGFYLQEQSPKETGRALAGGAAAADDPSTVYFNPAAMTQLPGIQMSAGSVMLFASTAQDNRGTNRTVPGLPGSVPVSGGSGGNPFASLIPVPSFHATGQVTDRLWLGLSVTAPFGLKLDYDPDFFGRYDSLHTDLKTYNVQPSFAYRISDSFSIGGGVDVQYAKVLLTNALPNLSPLDSDGMSRVKGDDLSLGWNAGLFYTNGVTNFGVHYRSGMDHHIEGSSTLSGLLGPLAAVNGTTPASSALRLPDIVTFSMMHRLTPRARAMVTARWYNWSVFRDISITSGTGTSVKESEYRDSFSVSAGGEYDVSPALTLRAGTMFDRTPTNPQYQSTRVPDGDRVWLSAGTSWNMSPALTVNFSYAHNFIEQATVIRPDRFYSGSASVTATTLSRVSGNVDQIAASVTARF
- a CDS encoding DMT family transporter, translated to MTQSRSLAVPFAVCWAAVALFAVMDAMMKGLSLSIGLFNALFWRALTGSLLGLALMLITRRRWPERAVLRLHLLRGSVVALMASLFFWALMRMPLAEAIALSFIAPLIALYLAALLLGERIERAAVAASLLGLAGVGVILSGRMQGSYDWDALLGAGAVLLSAVLFAWNLIIQRQQAQLASPVEVAFFQHLVMFGLFGLCFLVARLLPGVALLRLDMPQAHAWLLIATAAALAFTSLAAFAWAYARAEAQYLIPVEYTAFIWAAIIGWLAFGERVTFSTIAGAVLIVAGCLIAARIRRPIEMHEGIA
- the ispG gene encoding flavodoxin-dependent (E)-4-hydroxy-3-methylbut-2-enyl-diphosphate synthase, whose protein sequence is MSDHNPGLRPWRDIARRQCRQIMVGNVPVGGGAPVTVQTMTNTPTHDVKATVDQIRRCEEVGVDIIRVSCPDEESTAALKQIVRAARVPIVADIHFHYKRALEAADAGAACLRINPGNIGSEARVKEVVDAAKANGCAIRIGVNAGSLEKDLLEKYGEPCPEALVESALDHIKLLQDQDFHEYKVAVKASDVFLAVAAYMQLAEAVDCPLHLGITEAGGLIGGTVKSAIGIGNLLWAGVGDTIRVSLSAEPEEEVRVGYEILKSLGIRTRGVKVISCPSCARQGFDVIRTVQALEERLQHIHTPLSLSVLGCVVNGPGEARETDIGLTGGGAGKHMVYLSGLTDHTIQDEGMIDHIVNLVEAKAAEIEAAKLEAETTDAGNAEAAE